From the genome of Proteus vulgaris, one region includes:
- the rpmG gene encoding 50S ribosomal protein L33, with protein sequence MAKGIREKIKLVSSAGTGHFYTTTKNKRTMPEKLEMKKFDPVVRQHVLYKEAKIK encoded by the coding sequence ATGGCTAAAGGTATTCGCGAGAAAATTAAACTCGTCTCTTCTGCTGGTACAGGTCACTTCTATACCACTACGAAGAACAAACGCACTATGCCAGAAAAACTGGAAATGAAAAAATTCGATCCAGTTGTTCGTCAACATGTGCTTTATAAAGAAGCTAAAATTAAATAA
- the dut gene encoding dUTP diphosphatase, whose protein sequence is MMKKIDVKILDARIGQEYPLPAYATTGSAGLDLRACLDAPLVLEPGQTELLPTGLAVHIADEGLAAMVLPRSGLGHKHGVVLGNLVGLIDSDYQGQLMVSVWNRGQKAFTIEPGERIAQMVIVPVVQAEFNIVEDFTATERGSGGFGHSGRQ, encoded by the coding sequence ATGATGAAAAAAATTGATGTTAAAATTCTTGATGCTCGTATTGGTCAAGAATATCCACTTCCTGCTTATGCCACAACAGGCTCTGCTGGTTTAGATTTACGTGCTTGCCTTGATGCACCATTGGTACTTGAACCAGGGCAAACTGAATTATTACCGACAGGTCTCGCTGTACATATTGCCGATGAAGGTTTAGCAGCAATGGTGCTTCCTCGTTCAGGCTTGGGCCATAAACACGGTGTTGTATTAGGTAACTTAGTTGGACTGATTGATTCTGACTACCAAGGTCAATTGATGGTGTCAGTTTGGAATCGTGGGCAGAAGGCGTTCACCATCGAACCAGGCGAGCGTATTGCTCAGATGGTTATCGTACCTGTCGTTCAAGCTGAATTTAATATTGTTGAAGATTTTACCGCAACGGAACGTGGTAGCGGTGGCTTTGGTCACTCCGGCCGCCAATAA
- the radC gene encoding RadC family protein has product MENQSVSALLPREKLLLYGVGSLSDIELLALFLRTGTYEKSVLELAAFLLKECGSLYHVINADYETLGRFKGVGIGKFTQLQAINEMAQRFSTTQFMYKNVLSSSEDTKHYLQKLLHWRDREVFVVLFLDNQNQLIAFEEMFKGTINRVEVHPREIVRQSIKKNATSIILAHNHPSGICEPSLADKEITEKIFVACQLVGVNVLDHLVIGHDNCVSFAERGWL; this is encoded by the coding sequence ATGGAAAATCAATCGGTTAGTGCGCTTTTACCCAGAGAGAAATTGTTACTTTATGGCGTGGGATCCCTTTCGGATATTGAGTTACTTGCGCTTTTTTTACGCACCGGCACTTATGAAAAATCTGTATTAGAATTGGCGGCTTTTTTACTTAAAGAGTGTGGTTCTCTTTATCATGTTATTAATGCTGATTATGAAACGTTAGGGCGCTTTAAAGGTGTAGGGATCGGTAAATTTACCCAGCTACAAGCGATTAATGAGATGGCACAGCGCTTTTCCACAACACAATTTATGTATAAAAATGTATTATCTTCTTCAGAAGATACAAAGCATTACTTACAAAAATTATTGCATTGGCGAGACAGAGAAGTGTTTGTGGTACTGTTTCTTGATAATCAAAATCAATTGATTGCATTTGAAGAGATGTTTAAAGGTACAATTAATCGAGTAGAAGTTCATCCCAGAGAAATTGTTCGTCAATCAATAAAAAAGAATGCAACATCTATTATTCTTGCTCATAATCACCCTTCTGGTATTTGCGAACCAAGTCTCGCAGATAAAGAAATAACAGAAAAAATTTTTGTTGCTTGTCAATTAGTGGGTGTAAATGTACTGGATCACCTTGTGATAGGGCATGATAATTGTGTTTCTTTCGCAGAACGAGGTTGGTTGTAG
- the slmA gene encoding nucleoid occlusion factor SlmA produces MAEEKETKKKRNRRDEILQSLAQMLESSDGSQRITTAKLAATVGVSEAALYRHFPSKTKMFDSLIEFIEDSLVSRINLILKDEKETIARIRLILILILGFAEKNPGLSRILTGHALMFEQDRLQGRINQLYERIEVQLRQVIKERKIREGSAFLHDEALLASQLLAFCEGMLARFVRTEFRYQPTLEFEARWPLILAQLQ; encoded by the coding sequence ATGGCAGAAGAAAAAGAAACCAAAAAGAAAAGAAATAGACGGGATGAAATCTTACAATCACTTGCTCAAATGTTAGAGTCAAGTGATGGTAGCCAACGCATTACAACGGCAAAACTAGCTGCAACTGTCGGCGTATCTGAAGCGGCACTCTATCGACATTTCCCAAGTAAGACAAAAATGTTTGATAGTTTGATTGAGTTTATCGAAGATAGCTTAGTTTCTCGTATTAATTTGATCTTAAAAGATGAAAAAGAAACAATAGCCAGAATTCGCTTAATTCTCATCTTGATCCTCGGTTTTGCTGAAAAAAATCCAGGGCTATCCCGTATTTTAACGGGTCATGCTTTGATGTTTGAGCAAGACAGATTACAAGGCCGCATAAATCAACTTTATGAGCGTATTGAAGTTCAGCTTCGACAAGTTATCAAAGAGCGAAAAATTCGTGAAGGTAGTGCATTTTTACATGATGAAGCCTTACTTGCTTCACAACTACTCGCTTTTTGTGAAGGTATGTTAGCGCGTTTTGTGCGTACTGAATTTCGTTATCAACCGACCCTGGAATTTGAAGCTCGCTGGCCATTAATATTGGCACAATTACAATGA
- the rpmB gene encoding 50S ribosomal protein L28: MSRVCQVTGKRPVSGNNRSHALNATKRRFLPNLHSHRFWVESEKRFVTLRVSAKGMRVIDKKGIESVLADLRARGEKF, from the coding sequence ATGTCCCGAGTCTGCCAAGTTACCGGCAAGCGTCCTGTGAGTGGAAACAACCGCTCTCACGCATTAAACGCGACTAAACGCCGTTTTCTGCCAAACCTGCACTCTCACCGTTTCTGGGTTGAGTCTGAGAAACGTTTCGTAACTCTGCGTGTATCTGCTAAAGGTATGCGTGTGATTGATAAGAAAGGCATCGAATCTGTATTAGCAGATTTACGTGCCCGTGGTGAGAAGTTCTAA
- the coaBC gene encoding bifunctional phosphopantothenoylcysteine decarboxylase/phosphopantothenate--cysteine ligase CoaBC yields the protein MTTLHNKKIILGISGGIAAYKAPELVRRLRDKGAIVRVVMTPAAHAFVTPLSLQAVSGFPVADDLLDPAAEAAMGHIELGKWADLILLAPATADLIARLRVGMANDLLTTLCLASSAPIAIAPAMNQQMYRATITQENLSALEQRGCLIWGPDSGSQACGDVGPGRMLDPLELVALAEKQLTLQQQDLAGKKITITAGPTREALDPVRFISNHSSGKMGFAIAQAAALRGADVTLIAGPVTLPTPACVKRIDVESAQDMYEQVMMLAPSQDIFIGCAAVADYRAKLIATEKIKKQGDEVTITMVKNPDIVASVGKMIEHRPFVVGFAAETQNVEEYARKKREQKQLDLICANDVSLENQGFNSDNNALHLIWANGETRLPHSSKAQLSHRLLDEIAKHYDEKN from the coding sequence ATGACTACACTTCACAACAAAAAGATTATTCTTGGTATTAGTGGTGGTATTGCGGCCTATAAAGCACCTGAACTTGTCCGCCGTTTACGTGATAAAGGTGCTATTGTCCGTGTTGTAATGACACCTGCGGCACATGCTTTTGTCACACCATTATCATTACAAGCCGTTTCTGGCTTCCCTGTAGCAGATGACTTACTTGATCCTGCAGCAGAAGCCGCTATGGGGCATATTGAATTAGGCAAATGGGCTGATTTAATTCTACTTGCACCCGCTACTGCCGATCTTATTGCACGTTTGCGAGTGGGTATGGCAAATGATTTACTCACCACACTCTGTTTAGCGAGTAGCGCACCGATTGCCATTGCTCCAGCAATGAACCAGCAAATGTACAGAGCCACAATTACACAAGAAAATTTATCCGCTTTAGAGCAACGTGGCTGTTTAATTTGGGGGCCTGACTCTGGTAGTCAAGCTTGTGGTGATGTAGGGCCGGGACGAATGCTCGATCCTTTAGAGCTCGTCGCATTAGCTGAAAAACAACTTACTTTACAGCAACAAGATTTGGCGGGTAAAAAAATTACAATCACCGCAGGGCCTACTCGTGAAGCGCTAGATCCGGTACGTTTTATCAGCAACCATAGCTCTGGAAAAATGGGCTTTGCAATTGCACAAGCAGCCGCACTACGTGGAGCTGATGTCACACTTATCGCAGGCCCTGTCACATTACCGACACCCGCTTGTGTTAAACGTATCGACGTTGAAAGCGCACAAGACATGTATGAACAAGTGATGATGCTAGCGCCTTCACAAGATATTTTTATTGGTTGTGCAGCCGTTGCAGATTATCGCGCTAAACTTATTGCGACTGAAAAAATTAAAAAACAAGGTGATGAAGTCACCATCACTATGGTAAAAAACCCCGATATTGTCGCCAGTGTCGGAAAAATGATTGAGCACCGTCCTTTTGTTGTTGGATTTGCAGCCGAAACCCAGAATGTGGAAGAATATGCCCGCAAAAAACGAGAACAGAAACAGCTCGATTTAATCTGTGCCAATGATGTTTCATTAGAAAATCAAGGCTTTAACAGTGACAACAATGCATTACACCTTATTTGGGCTAATGGAGAAACGCGTTTACCACACAGTAGTAAAGCACAACTTAGCCATCGCCTACTTGACGAGATAGCCAAACACTATGATGAAAAAAATTGA